The Halorussus salinus genome contains a region encoding:
- a CDS encoding glycosyltransferase family 4 protein, with protein MKVCILGEQSEKLDEGMKNFSVQLHNLLNEKGIEATLLDLREIGNFDFWKSLVHQDPDVIHLVPGPTAKGMFLLRVLSAMKQAKTVATVTQPRFSKISRMITPHLAPDLMYVQSERQRERFEFNGSETEFLPSGVDLSKFTPCDNGKQRELREELGLPHDERIFLHVGHFKRDRGVKTLLSLQKYGKLVIIGSPSTGPEADLVNSLRQNGVTVVTDYVPDIQKYYRASDTYVFPVTNEKNSIQAPLSVLEAMACDLPVVSTRFGGLTDLFNEGEGLNFISSFEDVKEQDIEFETVKTREKVSQYSWDAIVDQVIESYKRI; from the coding sequence ATGAAGGTTTGCATATTAGGAGAGCAAAGTGAAAAATTGGATGAAGGTATGAAGAACTTTAGTGTACAACTTCATAACCTTCTGAACGAAAAAGGAATTGAGGCGACCCTTCTCGATCTTCGAGAGATTGGTAATTTTGATTTCTGGAAGTCACTGGTTCATCAAGACCCAGATGTAATCCATCTCGTTCCAGGTCCAACGGCGAAAGGCATGTTTCTTCTTAGAGTTCTTTCAGCCATGAAGCAGGCTAAGACGGTCGCTACAGTGACTCAACCGCGGTTTAGCAAAATTTCGAGGATGATTACCCCCCATCTTGCGCCGGATCTCATGTATGTCCAGTCAGAGCGACAGAGGGAGAGGTTCGAATTTAATGGCTCTGAAACGGAATTTCTCCCGAGTGGAGTTGACCTCTCAAAATTTACTCCATGTGACAATGGTAAACAACGGGAGCTACGAGAAGAGCTCGGTCTTCCTCATGACGAGCGCATTTTCCTCCATGTTGGACACTTCAAGCGAGACCGTGGTGTTAAGACACTACTTTCGCTCCAGAAATACGGGAAGCTAGTCATTATAGGAAGCCCCTCAACGGGGCCAGAAGCTGACCTCGTCAACTCCCTCCGACAGAACGGGGTTACAGTGGTAACCGATTATGTTCCCGACATCCAGAAATACTACCGTGCATCAGACACCTATGTATTTCCTGTTACCAACGAAAAGAACAGTATTCAAGCACCACTCTCAGTCCTTGAAGCGATGGCTTGTGACCTACCGGTCGTCTCGACTCGCTTTGGTGGGTTAACTGACCTCTTTAACGAAGGTGAAGGCCTCAACTTCATTTCCTCATTTGAGGACGTCAAAGAACAGGACATAGAATTTGAGACAGTAAAAACACGAGAGAAGGTTAGTCAGTACTCGTGGGACGCGATTGTTGACCAAGTAATCGAGTCATACAAAAGAATATGA
- a CDS encoding glycosyltransferase family 2 protein, which yields MASKPNRSPDNAPPDRHPEPQVDYEEAAGVKKGIPLVGLDSETEPILSVVMPTLNEEEGVADCIQTIKETVARLGVTTEIIVSDSSTDRTPEIAESLGATVVYPDQEGYGYAYQYAFERARGSYIAMADADCTYDFGELPKLLEAIGEHDADIVMGSRLEGEIKSGAMPKLHQYIGNPLLTKFLNTFYGTEVSDAHSGFRVFRRDVLEELDLQSDGMEFASEMVMDAGANDLTIHEVPITYHERKGEATLESFRDGWRHIRFMLLNAPGYLFSIPGVLLTTLGVLVMGLAYTDISLGGWAIGIHSMIAGCVLTIAGYQIGSFGIYSTLTANPIQSSNNSLTAWVIDKLQLEHGLLLGGGLFLGGIAYVTYLVGTWLATGGAQLPLLKEDIIALSALILGLQTIFSAFFLSYLQNGT from the coding sequence GTGGCAAGTAAGCCAAACCGTAGCCCTGACAACGCCCCGCCCGACAGACATCCAGAGCCTCAAGTTGATTATGAGGAGGCAGCTGGGGTGAAGAAGGGGATTCCGCTTGTCGGCCTGGATAGCGAGACAGAACCGATTCTGAGTGTTGTTATGCCGACGCTGAATGAGGAAGAAGGTGTGGCCGACTGTATCCAGACCATCAAAGAAACAGTCGCCCGTCTCGGTGTCACTACTGAAATCATTGTAAGCGATAGTTCGACGGATCGGACACCCGAGATTGCCGAGTCACTTGGCGCGACCGTCGTCTATCCGGACCAAGAGGGCTACGGCTACGCCTACCAATATGCGTTCGAACGCGCTCGCGGGTCCTACATCGCCATGGCTGATGCCGATTGCACGTATGATTTCGGCGAACTTCCGAAACTACTGGAAGCTATTGGAGAACATGATGCCGACATCGTCATGGGAAGTCGTCTTGAGGGTGAGATCAAGTCCGGCGCAATGCCGAAACTCCACCAATACATCGGAAATCCGTTACTCACGAAGTTCTTGAATACTTTCTACGGGACCGAAGTAAGTGACGCACATAGTGGCTTCCGGGTGTTCAGACGGGATGTGCTTGAGGAGTTGGATTTGCAATCGGATGGGATGGAGTTCGCGAGTGAGATGGTGATGGACGCCGGTGCAAACGACCTCACGATTCACGAAGTTCCGATTACGTATCACGAGCGGAAAGGCGAGGCAACACTCGAAAGTTTCCGAGATGGCTGGCGCCACATCCGCTTCATGCTCCTCAACGCCCCCGGCTACCTCTTCTCCATACCAGGCGTGTTACTGACGACACTGGGAGTTCTCGTCATGGGACTCGCGTACACCGATATCTCGCTTGGAGGGTGGGCAATCGGCATCCACTCGATGATTGCAGGATGTGTCCTCACCATTGCGGGCTATCAAATCGGGAGTTTCGGAATTTACTCGACACTCACAGCCAACCCAATACAGTCGTCAAATAACTCGCTTACTGCATGGGTTATTGATAAGCTCCAGCTTGAGCACGGCCTTCTGCTCGGCGGGGGTCTGTTCCTCGGAGGCATCGCCTACGTCACGTACCTCGTCGGCACATGGCTCGCAACCGGCGGAGCACAACTCCCTCTCCTCAAAGAAGACATCATCGCACTATCAGCGTTAATACTTGGCCTCCAAACCATCTTCTCTGCATTCTTCCTGAGCTACCTGCAAAACGGAACCTAA
- a CDS encoding RNA-guided endonuclease InsQ/TnpB family protein, with protein MEVRRTAVVKLAVSDEQRVALHQTAEQYLYCANRTADYCWSDTSYTECKTNKRQVRDALYSELREETDLQAQLVQAAIKRAAEAVKACVERWKKGQRVSCPTFTAETMDYDTRSATFYRNKVSLATIEGRVEPTFVFPADSPTPYERYVLSEDYEFRESTLRYDAAADEFYLNISTRRIDGDDPEVSPDTGHPDQTVLGIDLGVNSLAVSSTGTFWQGDDYDHWCREFEKRRGEMQQHDTQAAHNALLRLGKREEAWRKQYIHTVANELVVEAVEHDCDVIVFEDLTDIRERLPHAKWHYVWAFRRLYEYVSYKAPEQGVSVEQVAPNHTSQRCSRTDCGFTHEDNRHGERFCCQKCGYEVNADYNGAKNIGLRYARKRTHRLRSSPTSGSGDAEVDLRVNGGTLNGESHRQIAGD; from the coding sequence ATGGAGGTGCGTCGAACCGCCGTTGTGAAACTCGCCGTTTCCGACGAGCAACGCGTCGCACTCCACCAAACCGCCGAGCAATACCTGTACTGCGCGAACCGAACCGCCGACTACTGTTGGTCCGACACCTCATACACCGAGTGCAAGACCAACAAACGGCAGGTCCGTGACGCGCTCTACTCCGAACTTCGAGAGGAGACGGACTTACAGGCACAACTCGTCCAAGCCGCCATCAAACGCGCCGCCGAAGCCGTCAAAGCGTGTGTCGAACGCTGGAAGAAAGGACAGCGCGTCTCTTGCCCTACGTTCACCGCCGAAACGATGGACTACGATACGCGAAGCGCGACATTCTACCGCAACAAGGTGTCGCTGGCAACCATCGAGGGCCGAGTCGAACCCACGTTCGTTTTCCCGGCAGATAGCCCGACACCCTACGAGCGGTACGTACTCTCCGAGGACTACGAGTTCCGTGAGAGTACGCTCCGGTACGACGCGGCGGCCGACGAGTTCTACCTCAATATCTCGACGCGGCGGATTGACGGCGACGACCCAGAGGTTTCGCCAGATACTGGGCACCCCGACCAAACGGTCCTCGGTATCGACCTCGGCGTCAACAGTCTCGCTGTCTCATCGACCGGCACGTTTTGGCAAGGAGATGACTACGACCATTGGTGCCGCGAGTTCGAGAAGCGACGTGGGGAGATGCAACAGCACGACACGCAAGCCGCTCACAACGCCCTGCTTCGCCTCGGAAAGCGCGAAGAAGCATGGCGGAAACAGTACATCCACACGGTCGCCAACGAACTCGTCGTGGAAGCCGTCGAACACGACTGCGACGTTATCGTGTTCGAGGACTTGACCGACATACGCGAGCGGTTGCCGCACGCGAAGTGGCACTACGTTTGGGCGTTCCGACGCCTGTACGAATACGTCTCCTACAAAGCGCCCGAGCAGGGCGTCTCCGTGGAGCAAGTCGCGCCGAACCACACGTCTCAACGCTGTTCTCGGACGGACTGTGGGTTCACGCACGAGGATAACCGCCACGGAGAACGCTTCTGTTGCCAGAAGTGCGGGTACGAGGTGAACGCGGACTACAACGGTGCGAAGAACATCGGGCTACGGTACGCCCGGAAGCGGACACACAGACTCCGTTCCTCGCCCACGTCGGGGAGCGGAGACGCAGAAGTAGACCTGCGTGTGAATGGTGGGACGTTGAACGGCGAGAGTCACCGGCAGATTGCTGGCGACTGA
- a CDS encoding glycosyltransferase family 4 protein, with protein sequence MSGKLHVGQFITQYPYKDQFTGGNEYFCSGAERVAKRLSDELAKMGCEVTVCSSSATSEYVVEDQGEVTVERSPSLTKVNTTQISPTQVLDPISKGLEFDLVHAHNSTPPGVIAGWLYAKWNDVPLIITHHGGENYEQHGSIFRQVGLFAYTRFIINPLFRSADAAVSPTSGYIKESSALSSVETARVIPNGVEVDEFDPGISSDEAKQQIGIEPDSFLVMYLGSLHQRKGADVLLEGFLQFHEEYPDTRLIIGGNGGLKEQLKSTVAENTMSDIVSIPGFIPESQKPTYMAAADAFVLPSVTPGSEVFPLVLLEAAAAETPIIASQFDTIESVVGEHEIGIFVEPGSADSITSKLQYLYNNESERRELAENAFSMAKARKWSTIAEQYLELYEEVLE encoded by the coding sequence ATGAGTGGTAAACTACATGTCGGGCAGTTCATTACCCAATATCCGTATAAAGACCAGTTTACAGGAGGGAATGAGTATTTTTGCTCTGGTGCTGAACGTGTCGCAAAACGTCTGTCCGACGAACTTGCGAAGATGGGTTGTGAGGTAACTGTATGTTCGTCATCTGCTACTTCTGAATATGTTGTAGAAGATCAAGGAGAAGTTACCGTTGAACGCTCTCCTAGCCTCACAAAAGTGAATACAACGCAAATTTCCCCTACCCAGGTTCTGGACCCGATATCTAAGGGACTAGAATTTGATTTAGTTCATGCACATAATAGTACGCCTCCGGGAGTAATTGCTGGATGGTTGTATGCAAAGTGGAATGACGTACCTCTCATAATTACTCATCATGGTGGTGAGAACTATGAACAGCACGGGTCCATCTTCCGACAAGTGGGGTTATTCGCTTATACGAGGTTTATCATCAATCCATTATTTAGATCCGCGGATGCTGCTGTCTCTCCCACCTCGGGCTATATAAAGGAATCATCTGCGCTATCAAGTGTAGAGACAGCAAGAGTCATCCCAAATGGTGTAGAAGTTGATGAATTTGATCCTGGGATTTCAAGTGATGAAGCGAAGCAGCAAATCGGGATAGAACCTGATTCTTTCCTCGTTATGTATCTAGGATCACTCCATCAGCGAAAGGGTGCAGATGTACTATTAGAAGGCTTCCTCCAATTTCACGAGGAATATCCGGATACCAGGCTAATTATTGGAGGTAATGGTGGGCTCAAAGAACAACTTAAGTCAACAGTAGCTGAAAATACCATGTCGGACATCGTCAGTATTCCCGGTTTCATACCGGAGTCACAAAAGCCGACTTACATGGCAGCAGCAGATGCTTTCGTCCTTCCGTCAGTAACTCCGGGGTCAGAAGTCTTTCCGCTTGTTTTACTGGAAGCAGCTGCTGCAGAGACACCTATTATCGCAAGTCAATTCGATACTATTGAGAGCGTTGTTGGAGAACATGAAATCGGAATCTTCGTTGAACCAGGGAGTGCGGATAGCATCACCAGCAAGCTTCAATACCTATATAACAATGAAAGTGAACGGAGAGAATTGGCGGAGAATGCCTTTTCGATGGCTAAAGCCCGAAAGTGGAGCACAATCGCCGAACAATATCTTGAGTTGTATGAGGAGGTTCTAGAATGA
- a CDS encoding sulfatase-like hydrolase/transferase, producing MQRPNILLIVMDTARADFVEDSRVMPYLNEFAKECTWFSNTFANAPWTLPSHSSIFTGKYPSEHGTGGNKKYFDSERNIVSELNKAGYQTASFSNNPWISPDFGFDDFDTFTPCWQLFRRGADLAAISQEEGIRRQLKMLVSKLAKIDAPFTLANALYMKFIEGKYDSGAALTNFRLRRWLLDQGEEKPFFAFVNYMEPHLEYNPPHEHREKFLDEDDLDRWNKVNQDPWAYLTDSVEMDETDFQILKQLYRGELHYLDSRLEQVFTTLKNTGLMDSTAVFVTADHGENLGEHGLMDHQYSLNEALLRVPLLVHYPDEFEDGGIDDRMVELRDLYPTILSLAGIETSFESTEYPPQDLTNNDWGREAVIAEYLSPQPSVSTLSKRYDVRNSKMAEYDRALRSIRTADQKLVEGSDGTQQLYRVGEDEMDQDQTHVEGKKGLAEQLQKVVGDFDSGLAQSGGRKLPESNRERLEDLGYL from the coding sequence ATGCAACGACCAAATATCCTGTTGATCGTCATGGATACCGCTCGAGCTGATTTCGTTGAGGACAGCCGTGTAATGCCTTATCTCAATGAGTTTGCTAAGGAGTGTACCTGGTTTTCGAACACGTTTGCTAATGCTCCTTGGACGCTTCCGTCTCACAGTTCAATTTTCACAGGTAAGTATCCCTCAGAACATGGGACCGGTGGTAACAAAAAGTACTTTGACTCGGAGCGAAATATAGTGTCCGAGTTAAATAAAGCCGGCTATCAGACTGCTTCATTCTCCAATAATCCGTGGATTAGTCCGGACTTTGGGTTCGACGATTTCGATACTTTTACTCCTTGTTGGCAACTCTTCCGCCGAGGGGCTGATCTTGCAGCTATCTCACAAGAGGAAGGTATTCGACGACAGTTGAAGATGCTGGTAAGCAAATTAGCAAAGATAGATGCTCCCTTTACCTTAGCAAACGCCCTTTATATGAAATTCATAGAAGGAAAATACGATTCTGGCGCTGCTCTCACGAACTTCCGATTAAGACGGTGGTTATTGGACCAAGGGGAAGAGAAACCTTTCTTTGCTTTTGTTAATTATATGGAGCCTCATTTAGAATATAATCCGCCTCATGAACATCGGGAAAAGTTCCTAGACGAGGATGATTTAGACCGATGGAATAAGGTAAATCAGGATCCTTGGGCATATTTGACAGACTCCGTTGAAATGGACGAAACAGATTTCCAAATATTAAAACAACTCTACCGGGGTGAACTTCATTATTTAGATTCCCGTCTGGAGCAGGTATTTACCACCCTAAAGAATACTGGATTAATGGATTCAACGGCTGTCTTTGTGACGGCGGATCACGGCGAGAATCTCGGTGAGCACGGACTTATGGATCATCAATATTCCCTGAATGAGGCTCTACTTAGAGTCCCACTTCTAGTCCATTACCCTGATGAGTTTGAAGACGGGGGAATTGATGACCGGATGGTTGAACTCAGAGATCTGTATCCAACAATACTTTCGCTTGCGGGAATCGAGACTTCGTTCGAAAGTACAGAATATCCTCCTCAGGACTTGACAAATAATGACTGGGGCCGTGAGGCAGTAATTGCTGAGTATCTCTCTCCACAGCCCTCGGTATCCACACTTAGTAAGCGTTACGACGTACGGAATTCGAAGATGGCTGAGTACGATCGAGCGTTACGATCTATTCGAACAGCTGATCAGAAACTTGTTGAGGGAAGTGATGGGACTCAACAACTGTATAGAGTAGGCGAAGACGAAATGGATCAAGATCAGACACATGTGGAAGGTAAAAAGGGACTTGCTGAACAATTGCAGAAGGTTGTCGGAGATTTTGATTCGGGACTCGCTCAGTCGGGCGGCCGTAAATTACCAGAGTCAAATAGAGAGCGTCTTGAGGATCTCGGCTACCTCTGA
- a CDS encoding glycosyltransferase family 4 protein, with protein MTRIAFFTGSKSAFNILFDTLNFGWMLHNDYELDLITTKPDELGPLANYFEMHGGNFPSTRVGETRALHNYLKYNRPEVIVNVVEPSIHGNIVGALATHHGIPFTYRYSGDLLDLYRVSHGWRKPAQFMLNNIFGRLAISTADKFIALGPTGKKRLTDHGATPSDVEILPPPIDNERFKGVEPSDISIPEGRKLVLYAGRRSRIKGMNDMNTAIPEILSRRDDLQFVFVGSHGIEPDVPSRYEDHITMVGRVPLGGMPPYFQAADLLVLPTYNEGLPRVITEALAADTPVVARDVADIAYATQNTFQTIDEFIEMVSSLEDLPLDEMTPFTRTALKENYINFFSQF; from the coding sequence ATGACTCGAATCGCGTTTTTCACCGGTTCAAAATCCGCATTCAATATACTATTTGATACCTTGAATTTTGGGTGGATGCTACACAATGACTATGAGCTAGATCTAATAACAACAAAGCCGGATGAGTTGGGTCCATTAGCCAACTACTTTGAGATGCATGGTGGGAATTTTCCTTCAACACGGGTTGGGGAGACACGGGCCCTACATAACTATCTCAAATATAATCGACCGGAGGTGATCGTTAATGTTGTTGAGCCATCGATTCACGGAAATATTGTTGGGGCACTTGCAACCCATCACGGAATTCCATTTACTTATCGGTATAGTGGTGACCTCCTTGACCTTTATCGAGTGAGTCATGGATGGCGGAAACCAGCCCAATTTATGCTAAATAATATTTTTGGGCGCCTCGCGATATCGACTGCAGATAAGTTCATAGCTCTAGGACCTACGGGGAAAAAGCGACTTACGGATCATGGGGCCACTCCGTCGGATGTAGAAATTCTCCCGCCACCGATTGACAATGAGCGGTTTAAGGGTGTTGAGCCGTCAGATATCTCTATTCCTGAAGGGCGGAAACTTGTCCTATATGCTGGGAGGAGAAGCCGAATCAAAGGGATGAATGACATGAATACAGCTATCCCTGAGATTCTCAGTCGGCGAGACGATTTGCAATTCGTGTTTGTCGGAAGCCACGGTATTGAACCAGATGTTCCATCACGATATGAAGATCATATCACTATGGTTGGACGGGTTCCACTTGGTGGAATGCCTCCGTATTTCCAGGCTGCCGACCTTTTGGTTCTGCCGACATACAATGAAGGACTTCCGAGAGTGATAACCGAAGCGTTAGCAGCTGACACCCCTGTTGTAGCAAGAGACGTTGCTGATATCGCCTACGCGACTCAAAACACGTTCCAGACTATTGATGAGTTTATAGAGATGGTATCCTCATTGGAAGACTTGCCATTAGACGAAATGACTCCATTTACTCGGACAGCACTAAAGGAGAACTATATCAACTTCTTCTCTCAGTTCTAA
- a CDS encoding glycosyltransferase family 4 protein codes for MDIAFVSNVVYPYVTGGAQKRIYEIGTRLADAGHEITIYGRHFWDGPHQITEDGLTLRAVAPAADLYTDEGRRSIGEAIDFATRLMPDLRRRIDDHDLVVASVFPYFPVLASKLSSIGSNTPLVTTWHEVWRDYWDEYLGSLSFGGKLIEHLTARVPQHPIAVSGVTADRLATIGPSREEIDVVHNGIDVEQIQSATPPEVSSYTDGGTGYDVLFAGRLIADKRVDILLDAFDQVASRHDVHLGIIGDGPEADRLRNQADTLDHADRVTFLGFLDEYEDVIGHMHAADVFASPSTREGFGITYAEAMAADCTVIAADHSESAAAEVIGDAGFLAQPTTESVAATLDKALAGETPAVSPTVRAQKFDWDQVADQAENAYRRAIET; via the coding sequence ATGGATATCGCTTTCGTCTCAAATGTCGTGTATCCCTATGTCACCGGTGGTGCCCAGAAACGTATTTACGAAATTGGGACACGCCTCGCCGATGCAGGCCACGAAATTACTATCTATGGCCGCCATTTTTGGGATGGTCCTCATCAAATAACGGAAGATGGCCTGACGCTTCGAGCGGTCGCTCCGGCCGCGGACCTCTATACTGACGAGGGCCGCCGGTCAATCGGGGAAGCGATTGACTTTGCAACTCGACTTATGCCGGACCTTCGCCGTCGGATCGATGATCATGACCTCGTTGTCGCAAGTGTTTTCCCTTATTTTCCGGTCCTTGCCTCGAAGCTCTCTAGCATCGGTTCAAACACTCCACTTGTCACAACGTGGCATGAGGTCTGGCGTGATTACTGGGACGAGTATCTCGGGTCTCTATCTTTTGGAGGGAAACTTATTGAACACCTTACTGCTCGTGTTCCCCAACATCCAATTGCAGTTTCCGGGGTGACGGCCGACAGGCTCGCTACGATTGGTCCTTCCCGTGAGGAGATAGATGTCGTCCATAACGGAATTGATGTTGAGCAGATTCAGTCAGCTACACCTCCTGAAGTATCGTCATATACCGATGGTGGGACAGGCTACGATGTGTTGTTCGCTGGTCGTCTTATTGCGGACAAACGAGTTGACATCCTTCTTGATGCATTCGATCAGGTGGCAAGCCGGCATGATGTTCATCTCGGTATTATCGGTGACGGTCCTGAAGCTGACCGTCTGCGCAATCAAGCAGACACGCTTGATCATGCCGATCGTGTGACGTTCCTCGGGTTTCTCGACGAGTACGAGGATGTTATCGGACACATGCATGCTGCCGATGTCTTCGCTTCTCCTTCAACTCGAGAAGGCTTTGGTATTACCTACGCCGAAGCCATGGCTGCCGACTGTACAGTCATCGCGGCGGACCACTCTGAGTCCGCTGCCGCTGAGGTAATTGGTGATGCAGGCTTCCTTGCTCAACCTACTACTGAGAGTGTCGCAGCGACACTCGATAAGGCTCTAGCTGGTGAAACACCAGCTGTTTCGCCGACGGTACGGGCACAAAAGTTTGATTGGGATCAGGTTGCCGACCAAGCGGAGAACGCCTATCGACGGGCAATCGAAACATAA
- a CDS encoding MarR family transcriptional regulator has protein sequence MDNASDEANTLVFEYHGNNESTKAVFNRSLATLSEASAEVTGFRIELTTTDSIDPFDALIDQQSTPEDTAEETNNDQQETSTESTNGDSDSVPTLQSDALPAQVLSRMLDRDDESVRTNELKDEFESDDIDTARLSQTLASLKRRELVAAEPDPEDKRANIYWPTERGEKALTK, from the coding sequence ATGGATAACGCATCCGACGAAGCAAACACGCTCGTGTTCGAATACCACGGAAATAACGAATCGACAAAAGCGGTATTCAACCGGTCGCTAGCAACACTATCCGAGGCCTCAGCCGAAGTCACGGGATTCCGAATTGAGCTCACCACCACGGACTCAATTGATCCGTTCGATGCACTTATTGATCAACAATCAACCCCAGAGGACACCGCAGAAGAAACTAACAACGATCAACAGGAAACCAGCACAGAATCCACGAACGGCGACTCAGATAGTGTCCCAACACTCCAAAGCGATGCACTCCCAGCCCAAGTGCTGTCACGCATGCTCGACCGTGATGATGAGTCAGTCCGAACGAATGAGTTGAAAGACGAATTTGAGAGCGACGATATTGATACAGCGCGACTCTCGCAGACGTTGGCAAGCTTGAAACGTCGAGAATTGGTCGCAGCCGAACCTGACCCAGAAGACAAGCGCGCGAACATTTATTGGCCAACTGAAAGAGGAGAAAAAGCACTCACCAAATAA
- a CDS encoding dTMP kinase — MKRGTLITITGIDGAGKSTLAKNIRDELRDRGHDAVYAYGRFLPLLSYPVMELGRRTVLSDSDLEEDYTEHQTNKADLFDTTVLRRGYEALVMADYAPQLFAKVILPLYQHDFVICDRYFYDTLLTDLSGDVITEPQEAVDRYQTYSKLIPSPDFEFYIQIPPEVSLERKDDIPDIEYLRDRKRFYDVFAQEYGMTVLDGTNSPSNLCTNVIRKVLD; from the coding sequence ATGAAACGCGGAACACTAATAACAATAACCGGGATTGATGGAGCGGGTAAATCGACTCTTGCTAAGAATATAAGAGACGAACTGAGAGATCGGGGACACGATGCGGTTTACGCCTACGGGAGGTTCTTACCATTACTCTCATACCCTGTTATGGAACTAGGACGACGGACAGTGCTCTCCGATAGTGACCTTGAGGAAGATTATACAGAACATCAAACGAACAAGGCGGATTTATTCGACACCACCGTGTTACGACGAGGTTATGAAGCGTTGGTCATGGCAGACTACGCACCACAATTATTTGCCAAAGTTATACTCCCACTATATCAGCATGATTTCGTCATTTGTGACAGATACTTCTACGATACACTGCTAACGGACCTCAGCGGAGACGTAATTACGGAGCCACAGGAGGCAGTTGACCGATACCAAACTTATTCAAAACTAATTCCATCACCAGATTTTGAATTCTACATTCAAATACCACCTGAGGTCTCTCTCGAGCGGAAAGACGATATTCCAGACATTGAGTATCTACGAGATAGAAAACGATTCTACGATGTCTTCGCACAAGAATACGGAATGACCGTCTTAGACGGTACAAACTCTCCATCAAATCTTTGTACAAACGTTATCAGGAAGGTATTGGATTAG
- a CDS encoding type IV pilin: MSSDRAVSPVLGTTLMVSLVVVLAAVVGVSFFDVVEEAKDTNEKPIPVSDNLLSNGGFEDGATNKWQDGYDKPLAGRSVITQTDPYSGSYGLEMDNTPPFVGQDTTKNMEAGKIYRMCAVSKVSNPSSSFWVGVQYYDSGGNILEKATYEIKWTTFEEKCVLTDFTENQAAASAEVWVYYDSGSATAYVDDISLKEVQYLADPDKDTDDQ, from the coding sequence ATGTCCTCTGATCGCGCTGTTTCTCCGGTTCTTGGGACGACCCTGATGGTGTCTCTCGTGGTCGTGCTGGCGGCAGTTGTCGGCGTCTCGTTTTTTGATGTTGTTGAGGAAGCCAAAGACACCAACGAAAAGCCGATTCCGGTTAGTGACAATCTTCTTTCGAACGGTGGCTTCGAGGACGGTGCAACGAACAAATGGCAGGACGGCTACGACAAACCGCTAGCTGGTCGCTCAGTTATCACACAAACCGATCCGTACTCTGGTTCATATGGACTCGAGATGGACAATACCCCTCCATTCGTCGGACAAGATACGACCAAGAATATGGAGGCAGGGAAGATTTATCGAATGTGTGCCGTATCAAAGGTCTCCAATCCTTCCTCAAGTTTTTGGGTTGGCGTTCAGTATTATGATTCCGGAGGAAACATCCTTGAGAAAGCTACATACGAAATCAAGTGGACCACATTTGAAGAGAAATGCGTCCTCACAGACTTCACTGAGAATCAAGCAGCTGCCTCAGCTGAGGTATGGGTCTACTATGACTCGGGGAGCGCCACAGCATACGTCGACGATATCTCCCTAAAGGAAGTCCAGTACCTCGCCGATCCCGACAAGGACACCGACGACCAGTGA